In Thermosynechococcus sichuanensis E542, a single genomic region encodes these proteins:
- a CDS encoding YggS family pyridoxal phosphate-dependent enzyme — translation MLSGQLPVLSAAEIRDRATHLKSTLPPHVRLIAVSKFMPAAAIRAAYEAGIRDFGESRVQEAASKRAELADLTDITWHLIGHLQTNKVRQALQLFDWIHSVDRWQLAERINTILRESDTPSPRCLLQVKLRPDPKKYGWEKAELEDALPQLDALSHLRCCGLMTILPLGLSSSEQLQVFQELRAWGEELRTKPWQQLQWQEYSMGMTQDYPLAVQAGATMVRIGTAIFGDRQATLEIHHD, via the coding sequence ATGCTTTCTGGCCAATTGCCTGTGTTATCCGCTGCTGAAATTCGCGATCGCGCCACCCACCTCAAATCCACACTTCCCCCCCATGTTCGTTTGATTGCCGTGAGCAAGTTTATGCCAGCGGCTGCTATTCGGGCTGCCTACGAGGCGGGCATTCGGGATTTTGGCGAAAGTCGCGTTCAGGAAGCTGCCAGCAAACGTGCTGAATTGGCTGACCTCACGGATATTACCTGGCATCTCATTGGTCATCTGCAAACCAATAAAGTGCGGCAGGCGCTGCAACTCTTTGACTGGATTCACTCCGTTGACCGCTGGCAATTGGCGGAGCGCATCAATACCATTCTTAGGGAAAGCGACACCCCCAGTCCCCGCTGTCTATTGCAGGTGAAGCTCCGCCCCGACCCCAAAAAGTATGGCTGGGAAAAAGCAGAACTTGAAGACGCCCTGCCCCAACTCGATGCCCTCTCCCATCTGCGCTGCTGCGGCCTAATGACGATCCTCCCCTTGGGATTGTCCTCCTCAGAACAATTGCAGGTCTTTCAAGAATTGCGGGCTTGGGGTGAGGAACTTCGGACAAAACCGTGGCAGCAGCTTCAGTGGCAGGAGTATTCCATGGGCATGACCCAAGACTATCCCCTTGCGGTGCAAGCTGGGGCAACCATGGTGCGCATTGGCACGGCTATTTTTGGCGATCGCCAAGCAACCCTAGAAATTCACCACGACTAA
- a CDS encoding DNA double-strand break repair nuclease NurA translates to MVLPLSQLVQQLNHKKAEFLSYDTALAQVRQAYQQALKTWQQQTIADITAAMDPQITDWGARPIEPWHQGWRIPLGVQWPHRQAAREWAMTQLMDVTTVAVDGSQIVPSEELFLPVGVVQAGWFLNPHRRDRPYAKEIVLELITPAELRQAEEQLRQPQIYRFQERYIHLRRFELELKTLRERMAEVTAPAFLLFDGSFVATFAESYAPEWQGRYVAALRQTLEASSQQRIPVVAYIDSSQARDLVTLLGHLDHLVPSPHLSDAHLLNTVLTQWGDRSPLFVCDRGGILENYGAWAKGIGFCYLKAHQGYPVRLELPLWIHEAGLLDQVIRWLCGELISGQGYPYALEAADQLAVLQGSDRQAFLKQLQVWAESVGMELRFSRKWVSKQQRR, encoded by the coding sequence ATGGTGTTACCCCTTTCCCAACTGGTGCAGCAACTCAACCATAAAAAGGCTGAATTTCTCAGCTATGACACCGCCTTGGCTCAGGTGCGACAGGCCTATCAACAGGCTCTAAAGACATGGCAGCAACAAACCATTGCCGACATCACCGCTGCCATGGATCCGCAGATCACCGATTGGGGAGCACGCCCCATTGAACCTTGGCATCAGGGGTGGCGCATTCCCTTGGGGGTACAGTGGCCCCATCGTCAAGCGGCGCGGGAGTGGGCAATGACTCAACTCATGGATGTCACCACTGTTGCCGTGGATGGCTCCCAGATTGTGCCCAGTGAAGAGTTATTTTTGCCCGTGGGTGTGGTACAGGCAGGGTGGTTTCTCAATCCCCATCGGCGCGATCGCCCCTACGCTAAGGAAATTGTCCTTGAACTGATTACACCAGCGGAACTGCGCCAAGCGGAAGAACAGTTGCGACAGCCGCAAATCTATCGCTTCCAGGAACGCTATATTCACCTGCGCCGCTTTGAACTGGAACTAAAAACCCTACGGGAGCGCATGGCCGAGGTAACCGCACCTGCATTCCTATTGTTTGATGGCTCCTTTGTGGCCACGTTTGCCGAGTCCTATGCCCCCGAATGGCAAGGGCGATATGTGGCAGCCCTGCGCCAGACCTTAGAAGCCAGTTCGCAGCAACGCATTCCAGTGGTCGCCTACATTGATAGCTCCCAAGCCCGGGATTTAGTGACCCTCTTGGGGCATCTTGACCACCTCGTCCCTAGCCCTCACCTTTCCGATGCCCACCTCTTGAACACTGTTTTGACCCAATGGGGCGATCGCTCACCCTTATTTGTTTGCGATCGCGGTGGCATTCTTGAGAACTATGGTGCTTGGGCTAAGGGCATTGGCTTTTGCTACCTCAAGGCGCATCAAGGGTATCCCGTACGTCTAGAACTCCCCCTGTGGATCCACGAAGCGGGCCTACTGGATCAGGTGATTCGCTGGCTCTGTGGCGAACTGATCAGCGGTCAAGGTTATCCCTATGCCCTCGAAGCTGCCGATCAATTGGCCGTTCTCCAAGGGAGCGATCGCCAAGCCTTCCTCAAGCAATTACAAGTCTGGGCAGAAAGCGTTGGTATGGAACTGCGCTTTAGCCGCAAATGGGTGAGTAAGCAGCAGCGGCGTTAG
- a CDS encoding 1-deoxy-D-xylulose-5-phosphate reductoisomerase, protein MKALNLLGSTGSIGTQTLDIVAQYPDRFRIVGLAAGRNLARLIPQIRQFQPEIVSIADPKQLPELEAALADLPQKPQLVAGEAGMATVAAYGDADVVVTGIVGCAGLVPTIAAIKAGKDIALANKETLIAGGPVVLPLLQEYGVKLLPADSEHSAIFQCLQGVPEGALRKIILTASGGAFRDWPVEKLSQVTVADALKHPNWSMGPKITVDSATLMNKGLEVIEAHYLFGMDYDNIEIVIHPQSIIHSLIELQDTSVLAQLGWPDMRLPLLYALSWPERIPTNWSALDLVKAGDLTFRSPDHQKYPCMGLAYAAGRAGGAMPAVLNAANEQAVALFIAEAIAFLEIPRLIEMTCDRYSAQNISNPTLEDILAADRWARETVQELAQRGVSPMVAL, encoded by the coding sequence GTGAAGGCACTCAATCTCCTTGGCTCCACTGGCTCCATTGGCACCCAAACCCTCGACATTGTTGCCCAATATCCCGATCGCTTTCGTATCGTTGGCCTTGCGGCGGGGCGCAACTTGGCGCGACTCATTCCGCAAATTCGCCAATTTCAGCCGGAGATTGTCAGTATTGCCGATCCCAAGCAACTGCCGGAGTTAGAGGCGGCATTGGCTGATCTGCCCCAAAAACCACAACTGGTGGCTGGGGAAGCCGGTATGGCGACGGTGGCGGCCTATGGGGATGCCGATGTGGTGGTAACTGGTATTGTTGGCTGTGCGGGTCTGGTGCCGACAATCGCCGCCATTAAAGCGGGCAAAGATATTGCCTTGGCCAATAAGGAAACGCTGATTGCCGGTGGACCGGTGGTTTTGCCGCTGCTTCAGGAGTACGGTGTCAAGCTATTGCCTGCTGATTCTGAGCACTCGGCGATTTTTCAGTGTTTGCAGGGGGTGCCCGAGGGAGCACTGCGGAAAATTATTCTCACTGCTTCTGGGGGGGCTTTTCGTGACTGGCCGGTGGAGAAGCTCTCGCAAGTGACGGTGGCCGATGCCCTCAAACACCCCAACTGGTCAATGGGACCGAAAATTACTGTGGACTCGGCAACCCTGATGAATAAAGGCCTAGAGGTGATTGAAGCCCACTACCTCTTTGGCATGGACTACGACAATATCGAGATTGTGATCCATCCCCAAAGCATTATTCACTCGCTGATTGAATTGCAGGATACCTCGGTGCTGGCGCAGTTGGGCTGGCCGGATATGCGGTTGCCGCTGTTGTATGCCCTGTCCTGGCCAGAGCGAATTCCCACGAATTGGTCGGCACTGGATCTGGTGAAGGCGGGGGATTTGACGTTTCGATCGCCGGATCACCAAAAGTATCCCTGCATGGGGCTGGCCTATGCTGCTGGTCGTGCTGGCGGAGCCATGCCCGCAGTCCTCAATGCGGCCAATGAACAGGCAGTGGCACTCTTTATTGCTGAGGCAATTGCGTTCCTTGAGATTCCCCGCCTGATTGAGATGACCTGCGATCGCTACTCTGCCCAAAACATTAGCAACCCCACCCTAGAGGACATTTTGGCCGCTGATCGCTGGGCGCGAGAAACGGTACAGGAGTTGGCACAACGGGGAGTTAGCCCCATGGTTGCCCTGTAG
- a CDS encoding 4-hydroxy-3-methylbut-2-enyl diphosphate reductase, which produces MDTRAFKRSLHSSENYHRKGFGHGEEVSQQLQGEYQSSLIQQIRANGYRWQEGDVTIRLAEAFGFCWGVERAVALAYETRTHFPTERIWITNEIIHNPSVNERLRQMAVEFIPVVNGAKDFSGVRQGDVVILPAFGASVQEMQLLNERGCTIVDTTCPWVSKVWHSVEKHKKVSFTSIIHGKYNHEETIATSSFAGTYLIVLNLEEARYVCDYILKGGDREAFMAKFAKACSAGFDPDRDLVRVGIANQTTMLKGETEQIGKLFERTMIQKYGPDRLNEHFMSFNTICDATQERQDAMLNLVKEPLDLMVVIGGYNSSNTTHLQEIAIEHGIPSYHIDSADRIGPGNRIEHKPLHQELTVAENWLPDRPITIGITSGASTPDKVVEEVLNKIFALRSVATVA; this is translated from the coding sequence ATGGATACCCGCGCATTCAAGCGATCGCTACACAGTTCAGAAAACTACCACCGCAAAGGCTTTGGCCACGGCGAGGAAGTGAGTCAGCAGCTCCAAGGGGAGTATCAAAGTTCTCTGATTCAGCAAATCCGCGCCAATGGCTATCGCTGGCAGGAGGGGGATGTAACAATTCGCTTGGCGGAGGCCTTTGGCTTTTGTTGGGGGGTAGAACGTGCCGTTGCCTTGGCCTATGAAACCCGCACTCACTTTCCCACGGAGCGCATCTGGATTACGAATGAGATTATCCATAACCCCTCAGTGAATGAGCGCCTACGGCAAATGGCGGTGGAATTTATCCCCGTCGTCAATGGGGCAAAGGACTTTAGTGGCGTGCGCCAAGGGGATGTGGTGATTTTGCCCGCCTTTGGAGCCAGTGTTCAGGAAATGCAACTGCTGAATGAGCGCGGCTGCACGATTGTGGATACCACCTGCCCGTGGGTGTCGAAGGTGTGGCACAGTGTCGAAAAGCACAAAAAAGTGAGCTTCACCTCAATCATTCACGGTAAGTACAACCATGAAGAAACCATTGCCACCAGTTCCTTTGCGGGGACGTATTTGATTGTCCTCAACCTCGAAGAAGCCCGCTATGTCTGCGATTACATCCTCAAGGGGGGCGATCGCGAGGCTTTCATGGCCAAGTTTGCCAAGGCCTGTTCTGCCGGCTTTGACCCCGATCGCGATCTGGTGCGGGTGGGCATTGCCAATCAAACAACAATGCTCAAGGGGGAAACGGAGCAGATCGGCAAATTGTTTGAGCGCACGATGATCCAAAAATACGGTCCCGATCGCCTCAACGAGCACTTCATGAGCTTCAACACGATTTGCGATGCCACCCAAGAACGCCAAGATGCCATGCTGAACTTGGTCAAGGAACCCTTAGATCTGATGGTGGTGATTGGTGGCTACAACTCCTCAAATACGACCCACCTCCAAGAAATTGCCATTGAGCATGGGATTCCTTCCTACCACATTGATTCTGCCGATCGCATTGGGCCGGGGAATCGCATTGAGCACAAGCCCCTGCATCAGGAGCTGACGGTGGCTGAAAACTGGCTGCCCGATCGCCCCATCACCATTGGCATTACCTCCGGTGCCTCCACTCCCGATAAGGTGGTTGAAGAGGTGCTCAATAAAATTTTTGCCCTGCGGTCTGTGGCAACGGTGGCCTAG
- the rlmB gene encoding 23S rRNA (guanosine(2251)-2'-O)-methyltransferase RlmB: MTEKPRPRKKNRPTATRPPRPQRRTPAQPIRKTPEDAPELLYGRHAVLSALESGRPCNRIWVIPSLRYDPRFHQRLNEAKQQGAIIDTVTPERLDQLCQRGRHQGIAMQVAAYNYWSLEDLLAKAATVSQPVLLAADGIMDPQNLGAMIRTAEALGMQGVIIPQRRAVGITATVAKAAAGALEYLPVARVINLNQALETLKAAGYWIYGLSERGAVPLPKITFDRPSVFVVGSEGEGISLQTQKHCDEIVAIPLAGRTNSLNASVAVGIALYEISCQRSPAWDLTQEPQA; encoded by the coding sequence ATGACCGAGAAACCTCGTCCCCGCAAAAAAAATCGCCCGACAGCGACTCGCCCTCCTCGCCCGCAGCGACGTACCCCAGCTCAACCAATTCGGAAAACACCCGAGGATGCCCCCGAACTCCTCTATGGCCGCCATGCCGTGCTCTCAGCCCTTGAAAGTGGCCGCCCCTGCAACCGTATTTGGGTCATTCCCTCGCTGCGCTACGATCCACGCTTTCATCAACGCTTGAATGAAGCCAAACAGCAGGGGGCGATTATTGATACCGTGACCCCCGAACGCCTCGATCAACTTTGCCAGCGGGGACGACATCAGGGGATTGCCATGCAGGTGGCTGCCTATAACTATTGGTCCCTTGAGGATCTCTTGGCCAAGGCCGCAACCGTGAGTCAACCCGTCCTCTTGGCTGCCGATGGCATTATGGATCCGCAAAATCTCGGTGCCATGATCCGCACTGCCGAAGCCCTAGGGATGCAGGGGGTGATTATTCCCCAACGCCGCGCTGTGGGCATTACCGCAACGGTGGCCAAAGCAGCCGCAGGTGCCTTGGAGTATTTACCGGTGGCACGGGTAATCAACCTCAACCAAGCCCTTGAAACCCTGAAGGCGGCGGGCTACTGGATCTATGGCCTCTCAGAGCGGGGAGCCGTACCCCTGCCCAAAATCACCTTCGATCGCCCCAGCGTTTTTGTCGTCGGTAGTGAAGGGGAAGGAATTAGCCTACAAACCCAAAAGCACTGTGATGAAATCGTTGCCATTCCCTTGGCGGGGCGCACCAATAGCCTCAATGCCTCAGTGGCGGTGGGCATTGCCCTCTACGAGATCAGTTGTCAGCGATCGCCCGCGTGGGATTTGACCCAAGAACCGCAGGCCTAG
- a CDS encoding META domain-containing protein — MIKFPAAAGLAALYTVATTLAIAPMSLAAPQSWLDQPPRNWNPNLPILDIPPRGNPDPSELNRCRSTLRSPQSMADRLIQQRGWYLVGTPIRHQNVEIILGNTGFDGMCRPMGYQAFVFAGGRYLGTLSPNLMDSRTDGSFLGEVKFQNDSTFTADFARYTSNDPLCCPSRISTVTYRLERGLLPLPRLVPVAVSTQPTANHPPSQPPELGLSGQRWRLRRIGNQAVPVDTAFIEFDSANRRANGFTGCNNFNGGYTANGPRLLFAPLATSQRLCGQEPLQSVETQMLQGLSRTNRYRIQGNTLQLFEDNRLLLTFEAGATERPLSGRWQLQRLGNMPMPPRNPMNTVFIEFDPNAQRAAGFSGCNNFNAGYSVNGQQLRFSAVATTRRACIGQRAQRLEMSFLQTLEQTNRYRIEGNTLTFYDGDRPLAMFQRTP; from the coding sequence ATGATCAAGTTTCCCGCTGCGGCTGGCTTGGCCGCCCTCTACACAGTCGCCACAACGCTGGCGATCGCCCCCATGAGTTTGGCAGCCCCCCAGTCTTGGCTCGATCAACCGCCGCGCAATTGGAATCCCAACCTTCCTATCCTAGACATCCCCCCACGGGGCAATCCTGATCCCAGTGAGTTGAACCGCTGTCGCAGCACCCTACGTTCTCCCCAATCCATGGCCGATCGTCTAATCCAACAGCGAGGCTGGTATCTAGTGGGCACTCCCATTCGCCATCAGAATGTCGAAATTATTCTCGGCAATACTGGTTTTGATGGCATGTGTCGTCCGATGGGGTATCAGGCCTTTGTCTTTGCCGGAGGACGCTACTTGGGAACCTTATCGCCAAATCTCATGGACTCCCGTACTGATGGCTCATTCCTTGGCGAGGTCAAGTTCCAAAACGACAGCACCTTCACCGCAGACTTTGCCCGCTACACCTCCAATGATCCCCTCTGCTGCCCCAGTCGCATCAGCACTGTGACCTATCGCCTCGAAAGGGGACTCCTACCCCTGCCGCGCTTGGTGCCTGTGGCCGTTTCCACGCAGCCAACGGCGAATCACCCTCCCTCCCAACCCCCAGAACTAGGCCTTAGCGGTCAGCGGTGGCGTCTCAGACGCATTGGCAATCAAGCCGTTCCAGTGGATACCGCCTTTATTGAGTTTGATAGTGCCAACCGCCGTGCCAATGGTTTTACGGGCTGCAATAACTTTAATGGTGGCTACACCGCTAACGGCCCACGCCTGCTTTTTGCTCCCCTAGCCACTAGCCAACGCCTCTGCGGCCAAGAACCGCTTCAGAGCGTAGAAACCCAGATGCTACAGGGGCTGAGCCGCACCAACCGCTACCGCATTCAAGGAAATACGCTGCAACTTTTTGAGGACAATCGCCTGCTGTTGACCTTTGAGGCGGGGGCAACTGAACGTCCCCTCAGTGGCCGCTGGCAACTTCAGCGCCTAGGAAATATGCCGATGCCACCGCGCAATCCGATGAATACGGTGTTTATTGAGTTTGATCCCAATGCCCAGCGAGCAGCGGGCTTCAGTGGCTGCAATAACTTTAACGCCGGCTATAGTGTCAATGGCCAACAATTGCGGTTTTCGGCAGTGGCGACAACGCGGCGAGCCTGTATTGGCCAACGGGCACAACGGCTGGAGATGTCCTTTTTGCAGACCCTTGAGCAAACGAACCGCTACCGCATTGAGGGAAATACATTGACGTTCTATGATGGCGATCGCCCCCTTGCGATGTTTCAGCGAACACCCTAG
- a CDS encoding glycoside hydrolase family 3 N-terminal domain-containing protein, translating into MTLIPPLVDLSLRAQVAQMVVVRASGYLYDRQIQYPTWEPPQNTLKRWIKDWGVGGVILLGGSAVEVAERCRQLQSWATIPLLLAADIEEGVGQRFSGATQFPPPAALGAIAQKNRERAIDLAREMGAYTAAEALAIGLNWVLAPVVDVNNNPANPVINVRAFGEEPDIVSVLATAFIQGARDYPVLTTAKHFPGHGDTATDSHLELPVIPHDRDRLQAIEWPPFVAAIAAGVDAVMSAHVHLPALDAARPATLSPPILTGILRQEMGFRGLIVTDALVMGAIANTYGTAEAAVKAVEAGADILLMPLDPPAAIEAVVAAVESGRIPPERIRDSVARIQAAKARLQPLGLQLDYFQTTPALEVATAIAQDSLERAGPALQPVTSGVNCLIVDDALHASFLKRTCPALTLPPTGGFDQRVVIDQQTPLTMIAGFPKAPTLVQVFSRGNPFRGKAGLSAPAIATLERLHAQNQLAGLVVYGSPYAYRELAQHLHPDVPRVFSYGHDSIAQALALAYLLKVS; encoded by the coding sequence ATGACATTGATTCCCCCTCTTGTTGATCTTTCGCTGCGGGCACAGGTGGCGCAGATGGTGGTGGTGCGAGCCAGTGGCTACCTCTACGATCGCCAGATTCAGTACCCCACTTGGGAGCCGCCCCAAAACACCTTAAAACGCTGGATTAAAGACTGGGGAGTAGGTGGGGTAATTCTCTTGGGGGGCAGTGCCGTCGAAGTGGCAGAACGCTGTCGGCAACTTCAATCTTGGGCGACGATTCCACTATTACTAGCGGCGGATATTGAGGAGGGGGTCGGTCAACGCTTCAGTGGCGCCACACAATTTCCCCCGCCGGCAGCCTTGGGAGCCATTGCCCAAAAGAACCGCGAACGGGCAATTGACCTTGCAAGGGAAATGGGAGCATACACCGCAGCCGAGGCTTTAGCCATTGGGTTGAATTGGGTTCTCGCGCCAGTGGTGGATGTAAATAATAATCCTGCCAACCCGGTGATTAATGTGCGTGCCTTTGGCGAAGAACCAGACATTGTGAGTGTCCTCGCAACCGCGTTTATTCAAGGGGCGCGTGACTATCCAGTGCTAACAACGGCAAAGCACTTTCCCGGCCACGGGGATACAGCCACGGATTCACATTTGGAACTCCCCGTGATTCCCCACGATCGCGATCGCCTGCAAGCCATTGAATGGCCACCTTTTGTTGCTGCCATTGCCGCCGGGGTGGATGCCGTCATGAGTGCCCATGTCCACCTACCTGCCCTAGATGCCGCACGCCCCGCCACTCTGTCTCCTCCGATTCTCACGGGCATCCTGCGCCAAGAGATGGGATTTAGGGGTCTCATTGTGACCGATGCCTTGGTCATGGGGGCGATCGCCAACACCTACGGTACCGCCGAAGCCGCCGTTAAAGCCGTAGAAGCGGGTGCCGATATTTTGCTCATGCCCTTAGATCCCCCAGCAGCTATTGAAGCGGTGGTTGCCGCCGTCGAGTCAGGGCGGATTCCTCCTGAACGCATTCGGGACTCTGTCGCCCGCATTCAAGCCGCCAAGGCTCGCCTTCAGCCCCTAGGATTACAGTTGGACTATTTCCAAACCACACCTGCCCTTGAGGTGGCCACCGCCATTGCCCAAGACAGTCTTGAGCGCGCTGGCCCAGCCTTGCAACCCGTGACCTCAGGGGTAAATTGCCTGATAGTGGATGATGCCCTGCACGCCAGCTTTTTGAAGCGTACTTGTCCTGCATTGACATTGCCCCCCACCGGGGGCTTTGACCAACGGGTGGTGATTGATCAGCAAACGCCCCTCACCATGATTGCAGGCTTCCCCAAAGCACCGACCTTAGTGCAGGTGTTTAGTCGTGGCAATCCCTTTCGAGGCAAAGCGGGCTTAAGTGCGCCAGCGATCGCCACCCTCGAACGACTGCATGCCCAAAATCAACTGGCGGGTCTGGTGGTCTATGGCAGTCCCTATGCCTACCGCGAGCTTGCCCAGCATCTGCACCCCGACGTGCCCCGCGTTTTTAGCTATGGACACGACAGCATCGCCCAAGCTCTGGCTCTAGCGTACTTGCTAAAGGTTTCTTAA
- the sat gene encoding sulfate adenylyltransferase, whose product MSPSATVQTKDAIAPHGGILVNRILSPEQKQAWLARADQLPRITLDERAVSDLELIAIGGFSPLTGFMGQADYERVVEEMYLANGLPWSIPITLSVSAEVAAPLEIGQTIRLDNAAGQFLGILELTEKYTYDKRREARCVYRTEDDKHPGVKVVYEQGDVNLAGPIWLLERHPHPQFPNYCIDPVDSRALFREKGWRTIVGFQTRNPIHRAHEYIQKCALEIVDGLFLHPLVGATKEDDIPADVRMRCYEIMLEHYFPKDRVILAINPAAMRYAGPREAIFHALVRKNYGCTHFIVGRDHAGVGDYYGTYDAQHIFDEFDPAALGIIPLKFEHAFYCTRTQSMATSKTSPSKPEERIHLSGTKVREMLRRGELPPPEFSRPEVAAELARAMRQPQFTS is encoded by the coding sequence TTGAGTCCATCAGCAACCGTACAGACAAAGGACGCGATCGCCCCCCACGGCGGTATTCTCGTCAATCGTATTCTCTCCCCCGAACAAAAACAGGCTTGGCTGGCCCGTGCCGATCAATTGCCCCGCATCACCCTTGATGAACGGGCTGTCTCTGACTTGGAACTCATTGCCATTGGTGGCTTTAGTCCCCTGACCGGCTTTATGGGACAGGCCGACTATGAGCGAGTGGTTGAAGAAATGTACCTAGCCAATGGGTTGCCGTGGTCTATTCCCATTACCCTTTCCGTCAGTGCTGAGGTGGCGGCTCCCTTAGAAATTGGCCAAACCATTCGCCTTGATAATGCCGCGGGTCAGTTTTTGGGAATTCTCGAGCTTACAGAAAAATACACCTATGACAAACGCCGTGAGGCTCGCTGTGTCTATCGCACCGAAGATGACAAACACCCCGGCGTCAAGGTGGTCTATGAACAGGGAGACGTCAATCTTGCAGGCCCGATTTGGCTCCTAGAGCGGCATCCCCACCCCCAATTCCCCAACTATTGTATTGATCCAGTGGACTCCCGTGCCCTCTTCCGTGAAAAAGGGTGGCGCACGATCGTTGGTTTCCAGACCCGCAACCCCATCCACCGCGCCCATGAATACATCCAAAAATGCGCCTTGGAAATCGTTGATGGCCTCTTTTTACATCCCCTCGTGGGTGCCACCAAGGAGGATGACATTCCCGCCGATGTGCGGATGCGCTGCTATGAAATCATGCTCGAGCACTACTTCCCCAAAGATCGGGTCATTCTAGCGATTAACCCGGCAGCCATGCGCTATGCAGGACCACGGGAGGCAATTTTCCATGCCCTCGTGCGCAAAAACTATGGCTGTACCCATTTCATTGTCGGTCGGGATCACGCGGGCGTGGGGGACTACTACGGCACCTACGATGCCCAACATATTTTTGATGAATTTGACCCAGCAGCCTTGGGCATTATTCCCTTGAAATTTGAGCATGCCTTCTACTGCACCCGCACCCAGTCGATGGCCACCAGCAAAACCAGTCCCAGCAAACCCGAAGAACGCATTCACCTCTCAGGAACAAAGGTACGGGAAATGCTGCGCCGGGGAGAATTGCCCCCCCCAGAGTTTTCGCGGCCAGAAGTCGCAGCAGAACTGGCACGCGCCATGCGGCAACCGCAATTCACGTCATAG
- a CDS encoding alpha/beta fold hydrolase, which produces MDPYRYGVQREWCWRGWQSRYSFWRPTCGGGTPLILLHGFGASLQHWRYNLRVLGEYQPTYALDLMGLGAAEKPIAAYGAEFWAEQVYAFWQQIVGQPGVIVGNSIGALIALTCAYCYPQMAAGVVMLSLPDPAVREELIPRAIAPLVSGIEQIFTAPWLLRPLFYTIRRPCIVKRWAQLAYANPACVDDELLDILLTPAYDRDSDRAFVQMTRAMSRTDFGPSAKTMLKTVSQPLLLIWGKQDRFIPPMLSQQFQQVQPRMQVVELDHTGHCPHDEHPDRVNGLILDWLRSHELARG; this is translated from the coding sequence GTGGATCCCTATCGCTATGGTGTCCAGCGAGAGTGGTGCTGGCGGGGGTGGCAGAGTCGCTATAGTTTTTGGCGACCCACTTGCGGTGGGGGGACGCCGCTAATCTTGCTCCACGGCTTTGGCGCATCTTTACAACATTGGCGATACAATTTGCGGGTTTTGGGAGAGTATCAGCCGACCTATGCCCTTGATTTAATGGGGTTGGGGGCAGCAGAAAAGCCCATTGCGGCCTATGGGGCTGAATTTTGGGCAGAGCAGGTTTATGCCTTTTGGCAGCAGATTGTCGGCCAACCAGGGGTGATTGTTGGCAACTCCATTGGGGCGTTGATTGCCCTTACCTGTGCTTATTGCTATCCGCAGATGGCGGCGGGGGTGGTGATGCTGAGTTTGCCGGATCCAGCGGTGCGTGAGGAGTTGATTCCAAGGGCGATCGCCCCCCTTGTGAGCGGAATTGAACAGATATTTACCGCCCCTTGGCTGCTGCGCCCCCTTTTTTACACCATTCGCCGCCCCTGCATTGTCAAGCGGTGGGCACAACTGGCCTACGCCAACCCTGCTTGTGTGGATGATGAATTATTGGACATCTTGCTCACTCCTGCCTATGACCGCGATAGCGATCGCGCCTTTGTGCAAATGACCCGCGCCATGAGTCGTACAGACTTTGGTCCTAGTGCCAAAACGATGCTCAAAACCGTGTCTCAACCCCTATTGCTCATCTGGGGCAAACAGGATCGCTTCATCCCGCCGATGTTGAGTCAGCAGTTTCAACAGGTACAGCCGAGGATGCAGGTGGTGGAGCTAGATCACACGGGGCACTGTCCCCATGATGAACACCCCGATCGCGTCAATGGGCTGATTTTGGATTGGTTGCGCAGCCACGAACTGGCGAGGGGTTGA